The Cryptococcus neoformans var. grubii H99 chromosome 8, complete sequence DNA window CGGCGAGGGCGGAGGTGGCGGGGGCGAGGTACTCGTGGCGGGGCTGGATGTAGACGGCGTGTGCGCGGAGCTCGGCGTGGATGGCGAGGGCGGCGCTGTGCTGGGCGCGGAGGACGAGGCGGAAGAGGGGGTCGCAGAACTTGGGGCGGCGGGGCggggcggcggcggcggcgggggggcggtggaggaggNNGGAAggggggggcgggggatGTGGCGGGGGGAGTAGAGATGCACGTGGCTGGGGGAGAGGCGCACGGGGGGAGGGCGACAGAGGACACCCCCCTGGCGGCAGGAGGGGCGCGCCACaggaggcggaggacgTAGAGCGCGTTGTTGCCCATCGCGATGCAGagtgagagaagagatgcgACGCTGAAATCCGCGACggcttctttttttctccagTCACTGTCACCCCCCCCACCATGGCCATGTCGATGGGAGCAGCAAAGCGGGGCAAACCCAGAATCGTGAGTCCCCTGCGCATGCACACACCCGCTGACCCTTCCCCAGCGCCCCCCCAAAAAGGTACGTCCATACACGCCCACACCCCACTCACCCCGCAGATCGGCCCAGATACATCCATCAAGGACACCTGGGCAAAGCTCGCCACCGCCATACGGGAGATACAGAACCACAATGCATCCAAGCTGTCCTTTGAAGAGCATTACCGCTATGCATACAACCTCGTGCTGTTCAAACGTGCGTCTTTATCCACTCCAGCCCCCAACTAACACCACACACCACACAGACGGCGACCAGCTGTACAGCGGCGTACAGACTCTCATCGTCCAACACCTCGACCGGCTCgctgaagaaaagatcgTGCCCACCTTCCCCCGCAGCGGCGGCACACGCGGTGCAGGCAAGCTCGGCGGCGGCGCCGAAGCCATCGAGCGGGCGACAGAGGGCGACCGCTTTTTAAAAGCCGTCAAGGGCGTGTGGGAAGACCATACGGGGAGTATGCGTAAACTGAAAGATGTGTTAAAGTACATGGCGAGTGGAGTCCTTCCATCGCCTACACGCAACGCTGACAATCGACACAGGACAAAGTTCACGCCCCGACGGCAAACGTACCGCCAGTCTACGAACTCggcctctccctcttcctcacccACATCATCCGCCAGCCTACCATCCACACCCacctcatctccaccctcctctcccaagTCCAGCTCGAACGCGAAGGGTTCACCATCACCCGCTCGACAGTGCGCGAATGTATCGATATCCTGCTACGCCTCCACGTCCCAGAACGCGAGGGCGGAGCGAGCGTATACCAGCAAGATTTCGAGCCCGAGTTTCTAAGGAGGAGCGGCGAGTGGTACGAGTACGAAGCAGGCGAAGAATTAGCCAAAAGCGATGCCTCTCTCTACCTATCCAACGTCTCCCGCCGCCTTGCCGAAGAACACGATCGGACAATCCACTACCTCTCCCCATCCACTCTCCCCCACCTCCAATCCCTCCTCATCAGCTCCCTCCTCACACCCcacctctccaccatcctcaacatGCCAGGCTCGGGTCTCGTGCAAATGGTGGATAAAGATAGGTACGGCGATTTGAAACGGTTATACGCCCTTTTCGGCAAGGTGCCAGCGGACGAAGGGGTGGGAGCGTTGAAAAAGGCGGTGGCGGTGGATATAGATGTCAGAGGCAAAGCCGTCAATGCAGGCACGGCAGATGTCGATCCCGCTCTCCAAGACACCACCACTCCCCCGGCCAAACCAAAACCCACCCCGCCACTAACCCTCGCCCTCCAATGGGTCCacgccatcctcctcctctttgaCAAATacaccctcatcctctcttcctccttctcctcctccctcgccCTTCAATCCAccatcaactcttcctttcaAAACGTCATCAACGCTCATCCCCGCGCACCCGAGTTTCTTTCCCTCTACATTGACGAAACGCtgaaaaaaggcaaaggcgCAAAAGGTGTAGGCGGCGCAGCAAAGGGTGtgacagaggaagaggtggaagaggcaaaggaaaagacgaTACGTATTTTTAGGTTTTTGACGGATAAAGACAAGTTTGAGAGGTATTACAAGAATCATTTGGcgaggaggttgttgaGTGGGAAGAGTGTAGGTGGCGATGCGGAACAAGAAATGGTCGGcaggttgaagaaggaagtgtGGGTTTTGTTTAAATCTCTTGGAACGAGGCAACTGACTGACTGGATCGATGTAGCGGATTCCAATTCACACATAGACTAGAAGGGATGTTTACAGATATGAGATTATCAGACGAAGCCGCCAACATTTTCGGCAACGATCCACGATACAACATCCCCTTCACCCTCCACGTCTCCGTCCTAACCTCCTCCAACTGGCCGCCCTccaccctcctctccctcccgCTCACGTTCCCCCCACCCCTCCTCCCCGCCCTCGAACACTACCAAACATTCTACGACTCCCGCCATTCCGGCCGCCGCCTCACCTGGCAAGGCCTCCTCGGCTCCGCCGACCTCAAAGTCCGAACGCGTAAA harbors:
- a CDS encoding Cullin 3; amino-acid sequence: MAMSMGAAKRGKPRIRPPKKIGPDTSIKDTWAKLATAIREIQNHNASKLSFEEHYRYAYNLVLFKHGDQLYSGVQTLIVQHLDRLAEEKIVPTFPRSGGTRGAGKLGGGAEAIERATEGDRFLKAVKGVWEDHTGSMRKLKDVLKYMDKVHAPTANVPPVYELGLSLFLTHIIRQPTIHTHLISTLLSQVQLEREGFTITRSTVRECIDILLRLHVPEREGGASVYQQDFEPEFLRRSGEWYEYEAGEELAKSDASLYLSNVSRRLAEEHDRTIHYLSPSTLPHLQSLLISSLLTPHLSTILNMPGSGLVQMVDKDRYGDLKRLYALFGKVPADEGVGALKKAVAVDIDVRGKAVNAGTADVDPALQDTTTPPAKPKPTPPLTLALQWVHAILLLFDKYTLILSSSFSSSLALQSTINSSFQNVINAHPRAPEFLSLYIDETLKKGKGAKGVGGAAKGVTEEEVEEAKEKTIRIFRFLTDKDKFERYYKNHLARRLLSGKSVGGDAEQEMVGRLKKEVGFQFTHRLEGMFTDMRLSDEAANIFGNDPRYNIPFTLHVSVLTSSNWPPSTLLSLPLTFPPPLLPALEHYQTFYDSRHSGRRLTWQGLLGSADLKVRTRKGQWEVNLSTMGMVVLLAFADLKPGDILSYDELKAQTSLPDAELARTLQSLACGKHRLLVKHPKGREVERDNTFEFNEAFSSPLARIKILQISSASASTSASSAGAGGGGVGAGGQVENAQEREETERQIEEERKHQVEACIVRIMKDRKTMRHNDLVSEVAHQLAKRFVAGVPMIKKRIEGLIDREYLERTEDMGSYRYLA